The Candidatus Aminicenantes bacterium genome has a segment encoding these proteins:
- the hypD gene encoding hydrogenase formation protein HypD — MPKADPYQDRTTIEALLRRATSIRETIPGPCRLMEVCGTHTMAVHRSGLKSRLGEAGIELVAGPGCPVCITPNDVHEAALSLVSEREDLILAAFGDMTRVPTRRGSLQSAAPAQGSSVRVVYSPRESLDLARRHPDKEVVFFGAGFETTIPAIALTARRAAREKIANYTVLTALWIIPPPLRAILQAKDARISGFLYPGHVSAVIGPRAYDFVAEEFGLPGAIAGFEPADILLGVLSILEQMAEGKPRVGNAYARVVGPDGNPLARAVMAEILTEKDAVWRGLGLIPKSGLRLRSEYAAQDAEHRFGLALGGPAADLPGCRCGDVLKGIIEPPGCPLFGRACRPDLPHGPCMVSFEGACLAFYKYGRK; from the coding sequence ATGCCCAAAGCCGACCCTTACCAGGATCGAACCACGATCGAGGCCCTGCTGCGCCGCGCAACCTCGATTCGTGAAACGATCCCGGGGCCTTGCCGCCTGATGGAAGTCTGCGGCACTCACACCATGGCCGTTCATCGCAGCGGCCTCAAGAGCCGGCTTGGCGAGGCCGGAATCGAGCTGGTGGCGGGGCCGGGCTGCCCGGTCTGCATCACGCCCAACGACGTCCACGAGGCCGCGTTGAGCCTGGTGTCGGAGCGGGAGGACTTGATCCTAGCCGCCTTCGGCGACATGACCCGGGTGCCGACCAGGCGCGGCTCGCTGCAGAGCGCCGCGCCGGCCCAGGGGTCGTCGGTCCGAGTGGTCTATTCGCCGCGGGAATCCCTTGATCTGGCCCGCCGCCACCCCGACAAAGAGGTCGTGTTTTTCGGGGCCGGGTTCGAGACGACCATTCCGGCCATCGCCTTGACGGCGCGCCGGGCGGCCCGGGAGAAAATCGCCAACTACACCGTTCTGACGGCCCTCTGGATCATCCCTCCCCCGCTGCGGGCCATCCTGCAAGCCAAAGACGCCCGGATCTCGGGCTTTCTCTACCCCGGCCATGTCTCGGCCGTGATCGGCCCCCGGGCCTACGATTTCGTGGCCGAGGAATTCGGCTTGCCGGGCGCCATCGCCGGATTCGAGCCGGCCGACATCCTCCTGGGCGTCCTTTCCATCCTGGAACAGATGGCCGAAGGCAAGCCCCGGGTGGGTAACGCTTATGCCCGCGTCGTCGGTCCCGACGGAAATCCGCTGGCGCGGGCCGTCATGGCCGAGATCCTGACGGAGAAAGACGCCGTCTGGCGCGGGCTCGGCCTGATCCCGAAGAGCGGCCTTCGGCTCCGGAGCGAGTACGCCGCCCAGGACGCTGAACACCGGTTCGGCCTGGCTTTGGGCGGTCCGGCGGCCGACCTGCCCGGATGCCGCTGCGGCGACGTCCTGAAGGGGATCATCGAGCCCCCCGGATGCCCCCTTTTCGGCCGGGCCTGCCGGCCCGACCTGCCCCACGGCCCCTGCATGGTTTCGTTCGAAGGCGCCTGCCTGGCATTCTATAAATATGGACGGAAATAA
- a CDS encoding HypC/HybG/HupF family hydrogenase formation chaperone, giving the protein MCLGIPSKIIELDSAFKTGRVDHLGTRVAADFALIDDPRIGDWVILHAGFAISRLDDEEAQKTLELLREIAAKDASFLS; this is encoded by the coding sequence ATGTGCCTGGGCATTCCGTCGAAAATCATCGAGCTCGATTCCGCCTTCAAAACCGGACGCGTCGATCACCTGGGAACCCGGGTGGCGGCCGATTTCGCCCTCATCGACGATCCCCGGATCGGCGACTGGGTCATCCTCCACGCCGGGTTTGCCATTTCCCGCCTGGACGACGAGGAAGCCCAAAAAACGCTCGAGCTGCTGCGCGAGATTGCCGCCAAAGACGCCTCGTTCCTCTCCTGA
- a CDS encoding isoprenyl transferase: MLDAWKGFLEPGSEAEALAAKLDPGRLPAHVAVIMDGNGRWAKEKGRPRVDGHRAAIKSVKEIVETAARTGIRVLSLYAFSQENWKRPRREVATLFRVLEQYLIKEDKILIDNDLRLKVLGRREGLPASLVRQLDRVEAVTASNRRMTVGLALNYGARTEIVDAVRDILRDGRLKPEDVDEAEFARHLYTAGLPDPDLLIRTSGELRISNFLLWQIAYAEIWVTPVFWPDFRKVHFFQALLDYQSRNRRFGDVRSAR, encoded by the coding sequence ATGCTCGACGCTTGGAAGGGCTTTCTCGAACCCGGGAGCGAGGCCGAGGCTCTGGCCGCAAAGCTCGATCCCGGCCGCCTGCCGGCCCATGTCGCCGTCATCATGGACGGCAACGGCCGCTGGGCCAAAGAGAAAGGCCGGCCCCGCGTGGACGGGCATCGGGCGGCGATCAAGTCGGTCAAGGAGATCGTGGAGACGGCGGCCCGCACGGGCATCCGGGTGCTCTCCCTATATGCTTTCTCCCAGGAGAATTGGAAGAGGCCCCGGCGCGAGGTTGCGACCCTGTTTCGGGTCCTGGAACAGTACCTCATCAAGGAAGACAAGATTCTGATCGACAACGATTTGCGCCTGAAAGTGCTGGGCCGGAGGGAAGGCTTGCCCGCCAGCCTGGTCCGCCAGCTCGACCGGGTCGAGGCCGTGACCGCTTCGAACCGTCGGATGACGGTCGGCCTGGCCCTCAATTACGGCGCCCGGACCGAGATCGTGGACGCGGTCAGGGACATCCTGCGCGACGGCCGCCTCAAGCCCGAGGATGTCGACGAGGCCGAATTCGCCCGCCATCTCTACACCGCCGGCCTGCCCGACCCCGATCTTCTGATCCGGACGAGCGGCGAGCTGCGGATCTCCAACTTCCTGCTCTGGCAGATCGCTTATGCGGAGATTTGGGTCACACCGGTCTTCTGGCCGGATTTCCGCAAGGTCCACTTCTTTCAGGCTTTGCTCGATTACCAATCCCGCAACCGCCGCTTCGGCGACGTCCGATCCGCCCGATGA
- a CDS encoding phosphatidate cytidylyltransferase, whose protein sequence is MSDRQRTPTALFLLAILLSVVQWAPAWGFFAAVQFFILAALWEFYNLARRRRLRPQRLIGLATALMISASFLFPRFPLALALFLGLLAAGAYFLASVDSVEKLAVFPSGIALTFFGAVYVALPMNYLYWIRVGEGKDGIYFLFLVIFLGDTGAYLIGKTLGRHKMAPLASPKKTWEGAVGGLVFALAGSVAVRFLLLPYIGLLAAASCGVVVHAVAQMSDPLESLFKRAAGVKDSSNLLPGHGGFLDRVDSFLLAAPFFYYFVRLFWK, encoded by the coding sequence ATGAGCGACCGCCAGCGGACTCCCACGGCCCTTTTCCTGCTGGCCATTCTGCTGTCCGTCGTCCAATGGGCCCCGGCTTGGGGCTTCTTCGCCGCCGTTCAATTCTTTATCCTGGCCGCCCTGTGGGAATTCTACAACCTGGCCCGCCGCCGCCGGCTCCGCCCCCAACGGCTGATCGGCCTGGCCACGGCCCTCATGATCAGCGCCTCGTTCCTGTTCCCGCGATTTCCCCTGGCCCTGGCTCTGTTCCTCGGGCTTCTCGCGGCCGGGGCCTATTTTCTGGCCTCCGTCGACAGCGTCGAGAAGCTGGCCGTCTTCCCTTCGGGCATCGCCCTGACCTTTTTCGGCGCCGTCTATGTCGCCTTGCCCATGAACTACCTCTACTGGATCCGGGTCGGGGAAGGGAAGGACGGGATTTATTTCCTCTTTCTGGTCATCTTTCTGGGCGACACGGGCGCCTACCTGATCGGTAAAACCCTGGGCCGGCATAAAATGGCACCGCTGGCCAGCCCCAAAAAAACATGGGAGGGGGCCGTCGGAGGCCTCGTCTTCGCCCTGGCCGGCTCCGTAGCCGTCCGGTTTCTCCTGCTGCCGTATATCGGGCTTCTGGCCGCGGCGTCCTGCGGAGTCGTCGTCCATGCCGTGGCCCAGATGAGCGATCCCTTGGAGTCTCTGTTCAAGCGGGCTGCCGGGGTCAAGGATTCCTCCAACCTCCTGCCCGGCCACGGCGGCTTTCTCGACCGGGTGGACAGCTTCCTGCTCGCGGCTCCGTTTTTCTATTATTTCGTCCGACTCTTCTGGAAATAA